The following are from one region of the Cloacibacterium sp. TD35 genome:
- a CDS encoding YceI family protein, with protein sequence MKNLAKTFNRVFILLSLLVVTAFYAQSVTGKSFKVAVNGTSPMHDWTMTSTSAVFTGTVSGNAITNVKFVMASKNLKSEKGKMMDNKAYKALKADANPNITFTAASLPVGKSSVAGKLSIAGVTRNVSITVNVEKNGNSYKITGSESLKMSEYGMETPGFLGVNTGDAVTVNVNIVAN encoded by the coding sequence GTATTTATCTTACTTTCACTTTTAGTAGTAACTGCTTTTTATGCACAAAGCGTTACTGGAAAATCTTTCAAAGTTGCAGTAAACGGAACGTCTCCAATGCATGATTGGACTATGACTTCTACATCTGCTGTTTTCACTGGTACAGTAAGTGGTAATGCAATTACTAATGTAAAATTTGTAATGGCTAGCAAAAACTTAAAAAGTGAAAAAGGTAAAATGATGGACAATAAAGCTTACAAAGCTTTAAAAGCTGACGCAAACCCTAATATTACTTTCACTGCCGCTTCATTACCTGTTGGAAAAAGTAGCGTAGCTGGTAAATTAAGTATTGCTGGAGTTACTAGAAATGTAAGCATTACAGTAAATGTAGAGAAAAATGGTAATTCTTATAAAATTACTGGGTCTGAAAGTTTAAAAATGTCTGAATATGGCATGGAAACTCCAGGATTCTTAGGTGTAAATACTGGCGACGCTGTTACAGTTAATGTAAATATCGTAGCGAACTAA